The following are encoded in a window of Corynebacterium argentoratense DSM 44202 genomic DNA:
- a CDS encoding exodeoxyribonuclease III: MGFRVATWNINSIRSRVDRVVALLERHDIDVLLLQETKCPPDAFPFEAFFERGYDVAHNGVNQWNGVAIVSRVGIDHDSVRMSFAGQPGFAKDPAAEQSLEPRAVFAQCGGVDCWSLYVPNGRSLKDRHFDYKIAWLKAFAEQVSSSGLTVVGGDFNVAPLDEDVWDIAYFSGSTHVSETERAALDLFDDAGLVEVTRPLTGPGFTYWDYTQGRFAKNEGMRIDFQFASPDLASHARAALIDVEERSAERTSDHAPVVVDYDLEPSREWMLAPEDCPQREQEDCAS, translated from the coding sequence GTGGGTTTCCGGGTTGCGACGTGGAATATTAATTCGATTCGTTCCAGGGTGGATCGGGTTGTTGCTTTGTTGGAGCGCCACGATATTGATGTGTTGTTGTTGCAGGAGACGAAGTGCCCGCCGGACGCTTTTCCTTTTGAGGCTTTTTTTGAACGTGGTTATGACGTCGCGCATAACGGTGTGAATCAGTGGAATGGGGTGGCCATTGTGTCTCGGGTGGGTATTGATCATGACAGCGTTCGGATGTCTTTTGCTGGCCAGCCTGGTTTCGCTAAGGATCCGGCGGCGGAGCAGTCACTGGAGCCTCGGGCCGTGTTTGCGCAGTGTGGTGGGGTGGATTGTTGGTCGCTGTATGTACCTAATGGGCGTAGCTTGAAGGATCGTCATTTCGATTACAAGATTGCCTGGTTGAAGGCTTTTGCCGAGCAGGTGTCTTCGTCGGGGTTGACGGTTGTGGGTGGGGATTTTAATGTGGCGCCTTTGGATGAGGACGTCTGGGATATTGCTTATTTTTCGGGTTCGACGCATGTGTCTGAGACCGAGCGCGCCGCGTTAGATTTATTTGATGACGCCGGGTTGGTTGAGGTCACGCGTCCGCTGACGGGCCCAGGTTTTACGTATTGGGATTATACTCAGGGCCGTTTTGCTAAGAACGAGGGCATGCGTATTGATTTTCAGTTTGCTAGCCCGGATCTTGCGTCCCATGCGCGGGCTGCGCTGATTGATGTGGAGGAACGTTCTGCGGAGCGCACATCGGATCATGCGCCGGTCGTTGTGGATTACGATCTTGAGCCCTCACGCGAGTGGATGCTTGCTCCCGAAGACTGCCCGCAGCGCGAGCAGGAAGACTGCGCCTCGTGA